A genome region from Chryseobacterium sp. G0186 includes the following:
- a CDS encoding type VI secretion system contractile sheath small subunit, producing MAMFNYGVGGNEVKVDANEAIQEIQENKSLIVSQLTTEESYTPEIVTGLKTVEDVFKHFQPSISVQHETEDGGTVEEEFRFQNLGDFTPKSLTQKSDYLQQLSMEQEQYNKIVRQLKTNKILRNMLENDQTRAAFIEVLKDVAQELEK from the coding sequence ATGGCAATGTTTAATTATGGTGTTGGCGGAAACGAGGTAAAAGTAGACGCTAATGAAGCTATTCAGGAAATCCAGGAAAATAAATCACTGATAGTAAGCCAGCTTACAACAGAAGAATCTTATACCCCTGAAATTGTAACAGGATTAAAAACTGTAGAAGATGTCTTCAAACATTTTCAGCCTTCAATCTCTGTACAGCATGAAACAGAAGATGGAGGTACAGTTGAAGAAGAATTTCGTTTTCAAAATCTTGGAGACTTTACTCCCAAAAGCCTTACTCAGAAATCAGACTATCTGCAACAGCTGAGCATGGAACAGGAGCAGTACAACAAAATTGTACGTCAGCTGAAAACAAATAAAATTCTACGCAATATGCTGGAGAACGATCAGACAAGAGCTGCGTTCATAGAAGTATTGAAAGATGTGGCACAAGAACTTGAAAAATAA
- a CDS encoding DUF5458 family protein, whose protein sequence is MDSKLQAQESQQQGQQQHSGQPKGNPLAELNKMGGFGFVESVVDGIANMNPTRKARKEIFLNDGNKADERKELLQKINLWVSLLEGSESSDKMADTCKTKAQQADQNLKKNLKNTLDAVRLLETNYRTVAQFYKNTELDKVDNVSIVNASIDQVSDLDNPLFIDAISEEFKNYYDRLDLRDNYSILAIPGYLGSNKVIEKWAKICNENKVMMVTDFANLDKPDDVVDLFHSANLTGGELHRSNVIMTCNWLVGRGKAEEVGEEDNVELPPSTSLAGKIHKTLMSQVAAGKKHGNINEVDAVKFELKKSEISQLEKMGLVPMVNEYGKIMAFSAKTLFTGDNIGLQTYSVVRVFDYVTKVLLDFLNRRAFENWNAKNEDDLRRQIVTFLDNIKGPDKLIEKFKIVRFEQDRVNKDRVWLDIRMTPYFPTKSFVIKLDGHKGDDGNEWDAEYSQE, encoded by the coding sequence ATGGATAGCAAATTACAGGCGCAAGAAAGCCAGCAGCAGGGTCAGCAGCAACACTCAGGGCAACCGAAGGGAAACCCGCTTGCAGAGCTCAATAAAATGGGAGGTTTTGGCTTTGTTGAATCCGTTGTGGACGGTATCGCCAATATGAACCCAACAAGAAAAGCCAGAAAGGAAATTTTCCTTAATGATGGTAATAAAGCAGACGAAAGAAAAGAACTACTTCAGAAAATTAACCTTTGGGTGAGTCTTTTAGAAGGAAGTGAATCCTCAGATAAAATGGCCGATACGTGCAAAACAAAAGCACAACAGGCAGATCAGAATCTAAAGAAAAACTTAAAAAATACATTGGATGCCGTTCGTTTGTTGGAAACCAACTACAGAACTGTTGCTCAATTCTATAAAAATACAGAATTAGACAAAGTAGACAACGTAAGTATTGTTAACGCAAGCATCGATCAGGTTTCAGACCTGGATAATCCTTTATTCATTGATGCAATTTCTGAAGAATTTAAAAATTACTACGACCGTTTAGACCTTAGAGATAATTACTCAATTTTAGCAATCCCTGGATATTTAGGATCCAATAAAGTGATTGAGAAATGGGCAAAAATCTGTAACGAAAACAAGGTAATGATGGTAACAGACTTTGCCAACCTTGATAAACCGGATGATGTAGTAGACTTATTCCATTCCGCAAACCTTACAGGAGGTGAACTTCACAGAAGTAACGTTATTATGACGTGTAACTGGCTGGTAGGACGTGGAAAAGCTGAAGAAGTAGGTGAAGAAGATAACGTAGAACTTCCACCTTCCACTTCATTAGCCGGAAAAATCCATAAAACCCTAATGTCTCAGGTAGCAGCAGGTAAAAAACATGGTAACATCAACGAAGTAGACGCCGTAAAATTCGAATTGAAGAAAAGTGAAATCTCTCAGTTAGAAAAAATGGGTCTTGTTCCAATGGTTAACGAATATGGAAAAATTATGGCTTTCTCTGCAAAGACATTATTTACAGGAGACAATATTGGTCTTCAGACTTATTCCGTAGTTCGTGTATTCGACTATGTAACTAAAGTATTACTGGACTTCCTGAACAGAAGAGCCTTTGAAAACTGGAATGCTAAAAATGAAGACGATTTGAGAAGACAAATTGTGACTTTCCTTGATAATATCAAAGGACCGGACAAATTGATCGAAAAATTCAAAATCGTTCGTTTCGAGCAGGACAGAGTAAATAAAGACAGAGTATGGCTGGATATCCGTATGACACCTTATTTCCCAACAAAAAGTTTCGTTATTAAACTAGACGGACACAAAGGAGATGATGGTAACGAATGGGATGCAGAATATTCTCAAGAATAA
- the mutY gene encoding A/G-specific adenine glycosylase, translating to MEKNNTGSEFLHVGNRLLEWYRNNARDLPFRQTKDPYKIWICEIVFQQTRINQGLNHYNNFIKRFPDVKTLAEAEENEVLLYWKGLGYYSRAINIHKAAQQIMNDYQGVFPAQYEEILKLKGVGKYTAAAVSSICFGGKMPAVDGNFYRVLSRFFADDFDISNSRAFTYFSELAALVMPDNVGDFNQAMMDIGSEICKPKNPLCGECPINEDCLAFSLQKISEYPVKTKKVKAEDLALTYYFVHRNGQFLIRQRGDDFIWKKLFEFPSSISTEMEAFITHSKTISHKLTHKNLSIEIFNIHVVSEDLWNHFITENQYEITDIQGSHEKSFPKPLENYIQNSLKD from the coding sequence TTGGAAAAAAATAATACAGGCTCAGAATTTCTTCATGTAGGAAACAGGCTTTTGGAATGGTATCGGAATAATGCAAGAGATCTGCCTTTCAGACAGACAAAAGACCCCTATAAAATCTGGATTTGTGAAATTGTATTTCAGCAGACAAGAATTAATCAGGGATTAAACCATTACAATAATTTTATTAAAAGATTTCCGGACGTCAAAACCTTGGCAGAAGCTGAGGAAAATGAAGTTTTGCTTTACTGGAAAGGATTGGGCTATTATTCAAGGGCAATCAATATCCATAAGGCAGCCCAACAGATCATGAATGATTACCAGGGCGTATTTCCGGCTCAGTATGAAGAGATTCTAAAATTAAAGGGAGTAGGGAAGTATACGGCTGCAGCTGTTTCAAGCATTTGCTTCGGAGGAAAAATGCCTGCTGTGGACGGGAACTTTTACCGTGTTTTGAGCCGTTTCTTTGCAGATGATTTTGATATTTCCAATTCAAGGGCATTTACTTACTTTTCAGAACTGGCAGCTTTGGTGATGCCTGATAATGTTGGAGACTTCAATCAGGCAATGATGGACATTGGTTCTGAGATCTGTAAACCGAAGAATCCTCTTTGTGGAGAATGCCCGATCAATGAAGACTGCCTTGCATTTTCTCTGCAAAAAATATCCGAATACCCTGTAAAAACAAAAAAAGTAAAGGCTGAAGATCTTGCTTTGACCTATTATTTTGTTCACAGAAACGGGCAATTTTTAATCCGTCAGCGAGGGGATGACTTCATCTGGAAAAAATTATTTGAATTTCCATCATCTATTTCTACTGAAATGGAAGCATTCATTACCCATTCAAAAACAATTTCCCACAAGCTGACCCACAAGAACTTAAGTATTGAAATCTTTAATATACATGTAGTTTCAGAAGATCTCTGGAATCATTTTATTACTGAAAATCAATATGAAATTACAGACATTCAGGGATCTCACGAAAAATCCTTTCCGAAGCCTCTGGAAAATTACATTCAAAACTCATTGAAAGACTGA
- the gldD gene encoding gliding motility lipoprotein GldD, translating into MIKKVIFIFVSLLLISCGKDPVPKPYGELRLEYPAPKYQKFENNCAYTFEYSDFATITAAKKPCWYYLNYPKMNAKVFVTYYPIQNDFAEHIKEAEKMVYEHTIKASSIDTKSFEYPEKKVYGNFYELKGQSASNLQFYITDSSKHFVTAYLYFNTRPKPDSLAPAVNYIKNDMKHLLDSFEWKK; encoded by the coding sequence ATGATTAAAAAAGTCATTTTTATTTTTGTATCACTACTTTTAATTTCATGTGGAAAAGATCCGGTTCCGAAACCTTATGGTGAACTGCGTCTGGAATACCCGGCACCGAAATATCAAAAGTTTGAAAACAACTGTGCCTATACATTTGAATATTCAGATTTTGCTACTATTACTGCAGCTAAAAAACCTTGTTGGTATTATTTGAATTATCCTAAAATGAATGCAAAGGTGTTTGTAACCTATTATCCGATACAGAATGACTTTGCAGAACACATCAAGGAAGCTGAAAAGATGGTGTATGAACATACCATTAAAGCCAGTTCCATAGATACAAAATCCTTTGAATACCCTGAAAAGAAAGTATACGGGAATTTCTATGAACTGAAAGGACAGAGTGCCTCCAATCTTCAATTTTACATTACAGACAGTTCGAAGCACTTCGTAACTGCTTATTTATACTTTAATACGAGACCGAAACCGGACTCTCTGGCTCCTGCAGTGAACTATATCAAAAACGATATGAAGCACTTGCTGGATTCTTTTGAATGGAAAAAATAA
- a CDS encoding PfkB family carbohydrate kinase: MKLLVVGSVAFDAIETPFGKTDKILGGAATYIGITSSILGVKSGIVSVVGGDFPQEHLDMFTNREVNIEGIEIVKEGKTFFWSGKYHNDLNTRDTLATEVNVLENFDPKIPDSMQDAEILLLGNLHPGVQLSVLEKMNKRPKLVILDTMNFWMDSAWDILMDMIAKTDVITINDEEARQLSGEYSLVKAAKKIHTMGPEYVIIKKGEHGALLFHDNKVFAIPALPLEDVFDPTGAGDTFAGGFAAYLAKKEKIDFDTMKSALIVGSAMASFTVEKFGTERIEEVNESDMFSRLRQFKELTTFDIELQ, encoded by the coding sequence ATGAAACTTTTAGTTGTAGGAAGTGTTGCATTTGATGCAATTGAAACACCATTTGGTAAAACGGACAAGATTTTAGGAGGTGCAGCCACTTATATTGGGATCACTTCATCTATTTTAGGCGTTAAATCAGGTATCGTTTCTGTAGTAGGAGGAGACTTTCCACAGGAACACCTTGATATGTTTACAAACAGAGAAGTAAACATCGAAGGAATTGAAATTGTAAAAGAAGGAAAAACGTTTTTCTGGTCAGGAAAATACCACAATGATTTGAACACCAGAGATACTTTGGCGACAGAGGTAAATGTGTTGGAAAACTTTGATCCGAAAATTCCTGATTCAATGCAGGATGCCGAAATTTTATTACTTGGAAACCTACACCCTGGAGTTCAGTTATCTGTATTGGAAAAAATGAATAAGCGTCCTAAGCTTGTTATCCTTGATACAATGAACTTCTGGATGGATTCTGCATGGGATATCTTAATGGATATGATTGCAAAAACAGATGTAATTACCATCAATGATGAGGAGGCAAGACAGCTTTCAGGAGAATATTCTCTGGTAAAAGCAGCTAAAAAGATCCACACAATGGGACCTGAGTACGTGATCATCAAGAAAGGAGAACACGGAGCTTTATTGTTCCATGACAATAAAGTATTTGCTATCCCGGCACTTCCGTTGGAAGATGTTTTTGATCCAACTGGAGCTGGAGATACATTTGCCGGAGGATTTGCAGCTTACCTTGCTAAAAAAGAAAAAATTGATTTTGATACCATGAAATCTGCTCTTATCGTAGGTTCTGCAATGGCTTCATTCACGGTAGAAAAATTCGGAACAGAAAGAATAGAAGAAGTAAACGAATCAGATATGTTCAGCAGATTGAGACAATTCAAAGAATTGACGACATTTGATATTGAACTGCAGTAA
- a CDS encoding peptidylprolyl isomerase — protein sequence MTNKLKITYLLGIFIMIFSSNMMNAQLKPGDLVDGIAAVIGDEIVLESDVTEQMNYGKQQGATNTDKCEFLENLISNKLLVYEAKKDTLIENRSAAIKEQANAKYRQLLSQFPDEKTLLAAYKFRNSYEMRNAIEKIDTDQYYGQAKYQRVTEKADVTPNEVTDFFNMYKMQLPQVKDEITLAQIMIYPALTEAHKQDLINRLKKIKQDIIGGETFESQARIYSEDEGSASNGGLYKNINKGQMVKPFEAAALNLQENEISDPIESEFGYHIIQLLKRSGKVYDARHILLKATPTDEELKTAKVKLDSIRGLIIDGKITFKDAAFKYSDDKKTKFNAGIIPGADGSDKIERESIPGTISYELAGLNKGDMTTAFEDEENRRKAVKIIKIEDVIPAHQITLETDFSRIKQMALNKKKNEMVEKFVNSRLPTTFISIDGRYDNCNFKSNWKKESIKK from the coding sequence ATGACAAATAAACTAAAAATCACTTATCTTCTTGGGATTTTCATCATGATTTTTTCTTCCAATATGATGAATGCCCAGCTAAAACCAGGAGATTTAGTGGATGGTATTGCTGCTGTTATCGGAGATGAGATTGTTTTGGAATCAGATGTAACCGAGCAGATGAATTATGGAAAACAGCAGGGAGCTACCAACACAGATAAGTGTGAGTTCCTTGAAAACCTTATCAGTAATAAACTTCTTGTATACGAAGCAAAAAAGGATACATTAATTGAAAACCGTTCTGCAGCGATCAAGGAGCAGGCTAATGCAAAATACCGTCAGTTGCTTTCTCAATTTCCGGATGAAAAAACATTACTTGCTGCTTATAAGTTCAGAAATTCTTATGAAATGAGAAATGCCATCGAAAAAATCGATACAGACCAATATTACGGGCAGGCAAAATATCAAAGAGTTACTGAAAAGGCGGACGTAACACCAAATGAGGTTACTGATTTCTTCAATATGTATAAAATGCAGTTGCCACAAGTAAAAGATGAGATTACCTTAGCTCAGATCATGATCTATCCTGCTCTAACAGAGGCTCACAAACAGGATCTTATCAATAGGCTGAAAAAAATCAAACAGGATATTATTGGTGGAGAAACTTTTGAAAGCCAGGCAAGAATTTATTCTGAAGATGAGGGGTCTGCTTCCAATGGCGGATTATATAAAAACATCAACAAAGGACAGATGGTGAAGCCATTTGAGGCTGCTGCACTAAACCTTCAGGAAAATGAGATCTCTGACCCTATTGAATCTGAATTTGGATACCATATCATTCAGCTATTGAAGAGATCAGGTAAAGTATATGACGCAAGACATATTTTGCTAAAGGCTACACCAACAGATGAGGAACTTAAAACTGCAAAAGTAAAATTAGACAGTATCAGAGGTTTGATTATAGATGGTAAGATAACATTTAAAGATGCAGCATTCAAGTATTCTGATGATAAAAAAACCAAGTTCAATGCAGGAATTATTCCTGGTGCTGACGGTTCTGATAAAATTGAAAGAGAAAGTATCCCTGGAACAATCAGCTACGAATTGGCAGGTTTGAATAAAGGAGATATGACAACGGCTTTTGAAGATGAAGAAAACAGAAGAAAGGCGGTAAAGATCATTAAAATTGAAGATGTTATTCCTGCACACCAGATCACACTGGAAACAGACTTTAGCAGAATCAAGCAGATGGCACTCAACAAAAAGAAAAATGAAATGGTTGAGAAGTTTGTTAACTCTAGGCTACCAACAACATTCATTTCTATCGACGGACGTTACGATAACTGTAACTTTAAATCCAACTGGAAGAAAGAGTCAATCAAAAAATAA
- a CDS encoding NAD(P)H-dependent flavin oxidoreductase, giving the protein MSNFIDFNSAKKLHDMQANQNRISELFNIKYPIIQAGMIWHSGWRLASAVSNCGGLGLIGAGSMYPDILRENIQKCKQATDKPFGINVPMLYPNLEEIIQIILEEGVKIVFTSAGNPKTYTETLQKEGIKVAHVVSSTKFAVKCEEAGVDAVVAEGFEAGGHNGRDETTTFCLIPNVKKHISKPLIAAGGIALGSQMKAAMMLGADGVQIGSRFAATTEASAHDNWKRKITELQEGDTHLTLKELAPVRMVKNKFFNELEEIYQEGRNKEALITSLGRARAKRGMFEGDMEDGELEIGQVSALINDILPVETVFNQLLKEFEETKIPTL; this is encoded by the coding sequence ATGAGCAATTTTATAGATTTCAATTCGGCAAAAAAACTACATGATATGCAGGCTAACCAAAATAGAATTTCAGAACTTTTCAATATAAAATATCCAATTATTCAGGCCGGGATGATCTGGCACTCAGGATGGAGATTGGCATCAGCCGTTTCCAATTGTGGAGGGCTGGGATTAATAGGAGCTGGAAGTATGTATCCGGATATCCTAAGAGAAAACATCCAAAAGTGTAAACAGGCAACGGATAAACCTTTTGGGATCAATGTCCCTATGTTGTATCCTAATCTTGAAGAGATTATTCAGATTATTTTGGAGGAGGGAGTGAAAATCGTATTTACTTCAGCCGGAAACCCGAAAACTTATACAGAAACCTTACAGAAAGAGGGAATAAAGGTTGCTCACGTAGTTTCTTCTACAAAATTTGCAGTAAAATGTGAAGAAGCAGGAGTAGACGCTGTCGTAGCCGAAGGCTTTGAAGCCGGTGGGCACAACGGGAGGGATGAAACAACCACATTCTGCCTGATCCCGAATGTAAAAAAGCATATTTCAAAACCTTTAATTGCAGCAGGTGGAATTGCCTTAGGGTCACAAATGAAAGCAGCCATGATGTTAGGCGCGGATGGTGTTCAGATTGGTTCCCGTTTTGCAGCTACCACTGAAGCCAGTGCCCATGACAACTGGAAAAGAAAAATAACAGAACTTCAGGAGGGAGATACCCATCTTACCCTAAAGGAATTAGCTCCCGTAAGAATGGTCAAGAATAAATTCTTCAATGAATTGGAGGAAATCTATCAGGAAGGAAGAAATAAAGAAGCTTTAATCACTTCATTAGGCAGAGCAAGAGCAAAACGCGGAATGTTTGAGGGTGATATGGAGGATGGCGAACTGGAAATAGGACAGGTTTCTGCCCTGATCAATGATATCCTTCCCGTAGAAACAGTCTTTAACCAACTTTTAAAAGAATTTGAAGAAACAAAAATACCAACATTATAA
- a CDS encoding Lrp/AsnC family transcriptional regulator translates to MDKLGKQELELLRALQKSSRFDITDLTERLNMSRTSIYDKIKKLENEGYITNYVALIDPKKVGLNFTVIITVSLNSQQIEYVEEFSKRIATLDEVVEAYITGGIFDYILKVVVQSPEAFSDFIATKLSVIPHISKIKSSFVMSTIKQSTELHF, encoded by the coding sequence ATGGACAAATTAGGAAAACAGGAACTTGAACTGCTAAGGGCTCTTCAGAAAAGTTCAAGATTTGATATTACTGATCTTACAGAAAGGCTAAACATGTCACGTACATCTATCTATGACAAAATTAAAAAGCTTGAAAATGAGGGCTACATCACTAATTATGTAGCTTTAATTGATCCCAAAAAAGTAGGATTAAACTTTACAGTGATTATTACAGTATCTCTCAACAGCCAACAGATTGAGTATGTAGAGGAGTTTTCTAAAAGGATCGCTACTTTGGATGAAGTGGTAGAAGCTTATATCACAGGTGGCATTTTCGATTATATCTTAAAAGTTGTTGTACAAAGTCCTGAAGCTTTTAGTGATTTCATTGCGACGAAACTGTCTGTGATTCCTCATATTAGCAAAATCAAAAGTTCCTTTGTGATGAGTACTATTAAACAGTCTACAGAGCTTCATTTTTAA
- a CDS encoding IS982 family transposase, with protein sequence MNSFTANYEKILQTLVKIESKMNFLNQIRKPQLSDLELISIDLTSEFMGIDSERDLFRKLPYNLSSRIERSVYNRRKRNLFSYRDSLRKKIAFKISVSDYYIVDSMPLEICKLSRSSRSTVCRENYFTSPDRGYCASQNSAYYGYKLHAVCTTEGVFTDFDLTQASVHDIHYLKDIKQLYQNCTILGDKGYLSIDYQRDLFTYNQINLEVPMRKNQHEYKPQAYIFRKSRKRIETLFSQLCDQFMIRRNYSKSFDGFKNRILSKIMALTVIQWINKLNNRNINNLKTRIA encoded by the coding sequence ATGAACAGCTTCACTGCAAATTATGAAAAAATATTACAGACTCTGGTAAAAATAGAAAGTAAAATGAATTTTTTGAATCAAATCCGCAAACCCCAATTGTCAGATCTTGAGTTAATCTCCATAGACTTAACTTCAGAATTTATGGGTATTGACTCGGAACGGGACTTATTCAGAAAGTTACCTTATAATTTATCCTCAAGGATAGAGCGAAGTGTTTACAATCGTAGAAAGCGCAACTTGTTTAGTTATCGGGATTCTTTAAGAAAAAAGATAGCGTTCAAAATATCTGTTAGTGATTATTACATTGTAGATAGTATGCCCTTGGAAATATGCAAATTAAGCAGAAGTTCCAGAAGTACAGTTTGTAGGGAAAACTACTTTACGAGCCCAGATAGAGGGTATTGTGCCTCTCAAAACAGTGCTTATTACGGGTATAAATTACATGCTGTATGTACTACTGAGGGGGTTTTTACTGATTTTGATTTAACACAGGCCTCTGTACATGATATTCATTATCTGAAGGATATTAAACAATTGTATCAAAATTGTACAATATTAGGCGATAAAGGCTATCTGAGTATTGATTATCAAAGAGACTTATTTACTTACAACCAGATTAATTTGGAAGTTCCCATGCGGAAAAACCAGCATGAATATAAACCACAGGCTTATATTTTCAGAAAATCCAGAAAGCGTATTGAAACTTTATTTTCACAATTATGCGATCAATTTATGATTAGAAGAAACTATTCGAAATCATTTGATGGCTTCAAGAACAGAATATTATCTAAAATAATGGCACTTACTGTTATACAATGGATTAATAAACTAAACAATAGAAATATTAACAACTTAAAAACTCGAATTGCTTAA
- a CDS encoding alpha/beta fold hydrolase: protein MHDSLGSVQLWRDFPAKLSLATECNMLAYDRLGYGKSHPMPTHERPVNYMELEADLLNDLLTELNIHNAVLFGHSDGGTIALITAAKYPERVEAVICEAGHIFVEEVTLKGVYDAWEAYKTTNLPERLQKYHGDKVETLFKAWTETWTRDDYRSWNIEYLLKNITCPLLFIQGEADEYGTLDQVEKTVSQVSGNAEKYIIPGIGHTPHKEVPEIVLERSVKFINREF from the coding sequence TTGCATGATTCACTGGGCTCTGTGCAGCTTTGGAGAGATTTTCCAGCAAAATTATCCTTAGCTACAGAATGCAATATGCTAGCCTATGACCGTTTAGGATATGGGAAATCTCATCCTATGCCTACCCATGAAAGACCCGTTAATTACATGGAACTGGAAGCAGACCTGTTGAATGATCTTTTGACCGAATTAAATATTCATAATGCAGTCCTGTTTGGGCACAGTGACGGAGGAACAATTGCCTTGATTACAGCTGCAAAATATCCGGAAAGGGTAGAAGCTGTTATTTGTGAAGCCGGGCATATATTTGTAGAAGAGGTAACCTTAAAAGGAGTATATGATGCCTGGGAAGCGTATAAAACAACGAATTTACCGGAGCGTTTACAGAAATACCACGGAGATAAAGTTGAAACTCTTTTTAAGGCATGGACGGAAACCTGGACCCGCGATGATTACAGAAGCTGGAATATTGAATATCTTTTAAAGAATATCACTTGTCCACTCTTATTCATTCAGGGAGAAGCTGATGAGTATGGTACTTTGGATCAGGTTGAAAAAACGGTTTCCCAGGTAAGTGGTAATGCGGAGAAGTATATTATTCCTGGTATTGGGCATACACCACATAAAGAAGTTCCTGAGATAGTACTGGAAAGATCAGTAAAGTTTATCAATAGGGAATTCTAA